One Cyanobium sp. Tous-M-B4 DNA segment encodes these proteins:
- a CDS encoding alanine/ornithine racemase family PLP-dependent enzyme — translation MSAPRLEIHLEHLQHNATTMVNRLARQGIKVTGVSKATLGLPEIVRSWVAAGVHSIGESRIESIESLSRCELGVPLLLVRSPMLSQVDRVVAHAAVSCNSEAVVLKALAAAAHCQGVRHGVLLMVELGDLREGILAADLEAMVLLTLALPNLLLVGIGTNLGCQNGVAPDEANMAELSRLIDSLERRFGIRLEWCSGGNSANLPWLTGGGDPGRINHLRLGEALLLGREPLTRTAIPGLYTDAITLVAEVIESKRKPSRAWGTRHCTSFAKEPVAPQKQPDQAMAMRALLALGEQDADPAGLSAPGISIEGASSDHLVVSGAAEALVPGDEQRFQISYSTLLRSMTSPFVSRCFIGGPA, via the coding sequence TTGAGCGCACCGCGGCTTGAGATCCATCTCGAGCACCTGCAGCACAACGCCACCACCATGGTGAATCGGCTTGCCCGCCAAGGAATCAAGGTGACCGGGGTCAGCAAGGCAACCCTGGGACTGCCAGAAATTGTGCGCTCCTGGGTGGCGGCAGGGGTGCATTCCATCGGTGAATCGCGAATCGAATCAATCGAATCGCTTAGCCGTTGCGAGCTTGGCGTGCCCCTGCTGCTGGTTCGCTCACCGATGCTCAGCCAGGTGGATCGGGTAGTGGCCCATGCGGCGGTTAGCTGCAACAGCGAGGCGGTGGTGCTCAAGGCCTTGGCAGCTGCAGCCCATTGCCAGGGGGTGCGCCACGGAGTGCTGCTGATGGTGGAGTTAGGGGACCTGCGCGAGGGAATTCTCGCGGCAGATCTTGAGGCGATGGTGTTACTAACCCTGGCCCTGCCAAACCTGCTGCTGGTTGGCATCGGCACCAATCTGGGCTGTCAAAACGGCGTTGCCCCAGATGAAGCCAATATGGCCGAGCTATCGCGTCTGATCGATTCCCTGGAAAGGCGTTTTGGCATCAGGCTCGAGTGGTGCTCTGGAGGTAATTCGGCCAATCTTCCCTGGCTGACTGGTGGCGGCGATCCGGGCCGCATCAACCACCTGCGACTCGGCGAGGCCCTACTGCTGGGGCGAGAGCCCCTCACCCGCACAGCCATACCAGGGCTGTACACAGATGCCATCACCCTGGTGGCAGAGGTGATCGAGTCCAAGCGCAAGCCAAGCCGTGCCTGGGGAACCCGTCACTGCACCAGTTTTGCCAAAGAGCCAGTTGCTCCCCAAAAACAACCAGACCAAGCCATGGCGATGCGAGCCCTACTTGCCCTGGGCGAACAGGATGCCGACCCGGCCGGTCTTAGTGCCCCTGGGATCAGCATCGAGGGCGCATCCAGCGACCACTTGGTGGTGAGCGGAGCGGCAGAGGCGTTAGTGCCGGGCGATGAACAGCGCTTCCAGATCAGCTACAGCACCCTGCTGCGGTCGATGACATCTCCATTTGTGAGCCGTTGCTTCATCGGAGGACCTGCCTAG
- a CDS encoding glycosyl hydrolase family 57 — MSNPSLPPIAGREAEILALVQQQQPVFLPATNLELEQLRSGFACALHMHQPTIPAGANGELISHLQYMVEHPGEGDNHNAEAFAHCYRRLADIIPQLIAEGANPRIMLDFSGNLLWGFQQMGRQDILEALQRLACDHALQPHVEWLGTFWSHAVAPSTPIPDLKLQILAWQHHFAAMFGDAALQRVKGFSPPEMHLPNHPDTLYEFIKALRECGYRWLLVQEHSVENPDGSALSQEQKLVPNQLVARSSSGEVASITALIKTQGSDTKLVGQMQPYYEALGRGPILLGGVSVPALVSQIADGENGGVMMNEFPQAFIQAHQRIAAEDGGAGTVAINGSEYLEMLEAAGVSAGDYPPIQAVQQHKLWQQLGDSPSAANVEVAIAELQARDSSFSMAGASWTNNLSWVEGYSNVLEPMTSLSVAFHQHFDPLVEADPSVTHTQSYQQALLHLLLLETSCFRYWGQGVWTDYASEIHRRGVVSLGA, encoded by the coding sequence GTGAGCAACCCCTCCTTGCCGCCGATCGCTGGCCGCGAAGCTGAAATCCTCGCCCTTGTGCAGCAGCAGCAGCCGGTATTTCTGCCCGCTACGAATCTGGAGTTGGAGCAGCTTCGTTCAGGCTTCGCCTGTGCCCTGCACATGCACCAGCCCACGATTCCAGCCGGTGCCAATGGAGAGCTGATCTCCCACCTCCAATACATGGTTGAGCATCCCGGCGAGGGGGACAACCACAACGCTGAAGCCTTCGCCCATTGCTATCGGCGTTTGGCTGACATCATCCCCCAGTTGATTGCTGAGGGCGCCAATCCGCGGATCATGCTGGATTTCTCCGGCAATTTGCTGTGGGGATTCCAGCAGATGGGTCGCCAAGACATCCTCGAGGCGTTGCAGCGGCTGGCCTGTGATCATGCCCTTCAACCCCATGTGGAGTGGCTCGGCACCTTTTGGAGCCATGCCGTGGCCCCCTCCACGCCAATCCCCGATCTCAAGCTGCAGATCCTGGCCTGGCAGCATCACTTTGCGGCGATGTTTGGTGATGCTGCCTTGCAGCGGGTGAAGGGGTTCTCGCCGCCGGAGATGCATCTGCCCAACCACCCAGACACGCTTTACGAATTCATCAAGGCCCTGCGGGAGTGCGGCTACCGCTGGCTGCTTGTGCAGGAGCACAGCGTTGAGAATCCCGATGGTTCCGCCCTCAGCCAGGAGCAGAAACTGGTGCCCAACCAATTGGTGGCACGCAGCTCCAGTGGTGAGGTGGCGTCGATCACGGCGCTGATCAAAACGCAGGGCTCCGACACCAAGCTGGTGGGTCAGATGCAGCCCTATTACGAAGCCCTGGGGCGTGGCCCCATACTGCTTGGCGGCGTGTCTGTGCCGGCCCTCGTCTCCCAGATCGCCGATGGCGAGAACGGTGGCGTGATGATGAACGAATTCCCCCAGGCCTTCATCCAGGCTCATCAGCGCATCGCCGCCGAGGATGGTGGCGCTGGCACGGTGGCGATTAATGGCAGCGAATATCTCGAGATGCTTGAGGCCGCCGGTGTGTCTGCCGGCGACTATCCGCCGATTCAGGCGGTGCAGCAACACAAGCTTTGGCAGCAGCTGGGCGACTCACCCAGCGCTGCAAATGTGGAGGTGGCCATCGCCGAGCTCCAGGCCCGTGATTCCTCCTTCTCGATGGCCGGTGCCTCCTGGACCAACAACCTCAGCTGGGTAGAGGGCTACTCCAACGTGTTGGAGCCGATGACCAGCCTAAGCGTTGCCTTTCACCAGCATTTCGATCCCCTAGTGGAGGCCGATCCCTCAGTTACCCATACTCAGTCCTACCAGCAAGCGCTGCTGCATTTGCTGCTGCTGGAAACCAGCTGCTTTCGCTACTGGGGCCAGGGGGTCTGGACCGACTACGCCAGCGAGATTCACCGGCGCGGCGTCGTCAGCCTGGGTGCTTGA
- a CDS encoding NAD(P)/FAD-dependent oxidoreductase, with amino-acid sequence MPDLIVIGSGLGGLCAAAIASRHGLEVQVLEAHSQPGGAAHGFRRGPFHFESGPSLWSGLGRWPSANPLAQVLRAVGESVPVVRYSEWGLLLPEGNLRIGVGLDPFLEVLRSLRGPAVATEWQDFLVAMAPFCRAAGSLPLLALRPGAGLLTTLGSQGWELIGQAGKLAALGGAFGPIARRHLRDPFLLHWVEMLCFLISGLEPDQTSAAAMATLFGEWFEPDAGLDYPLGGSPAVVDALVRGIRRHGGELRTGAAVAEIELSGRRATGVRLVSGERLHARHGVISNASPWDTAALLGKGSAPERWRQKLLAAPACPSFLHWHLAFKDQGLAELPIHHVWVGDWQRGIRAERNMVVLSMPSRLDPSLAPPGHQVLHGYTPANEPWELWKDLERGSPAYEQLRRERCDVFHGVFDQLVPDWRERVVLELQGTPLSHRDFLRVHQGSYGPAWPANRGAFPGGGTPIKGLALCGAGVFPGIGVPPVAVSGAMAAHRFVPAAAQRRLLEELELVR; translated from the coding sequence ATGCCGGATCTAATCGTGATCGGCAGTGGCCTGGGGGGCCTTTGTGCCGCCGCCATCGCCTCGCGTCACGGGCTAGAGGTGCAGGTGCTGGAGGCCCACAGCCAGCCCGGCGGCGCCGCCCATGGTTTTCGACGGGGACCCTTCCACTTCGAGTCTGGCCCTTCGCTTTGGAGCGGGCTGGGTCGCTGGCCTAGTGCCAACCCCCTGGCCCAGGTGCTGCGGGCCGTGGGTGAAAGCGTGCCGGTGGTGCGCTACTCGGAGTGGGGCCTGCTGTTGCCCGAGGGCAATCTTCGAATTGGCGTGGGTTTGGATCCATTTTTGGAGGTGCTCCGCAGCCTGCGGGGGCCAGCGGTTGCCACTGAATGGCAGGACTTTTTGGTGGCAATGGCCCCGTTTTGCCGCGCCGCCGGATCGCTGCCGCTGTTGGCCCTGCGCCCCGGCGCTGGCCTTCTCACCACTCTTGGCAGCCAGGGTTGGGAACTAATCGGCCAGGCGGGCAAGCTGGCAGCGCTGGGCGGAGCTTTTGGGCCTATTGCCCGCCGCCATCTGCGCGATCCCTTTCTGCTCCATTGGGTGGAGATGCTGTGTTTTCTAATCTCCGGCCTGGAGCCTGATCAGACCAGTGCCGCCGCCATGGCCACCCTGTTTGGCGAGTGGTTTGAGCCCGATGCAGGGTTGGACTACCCGTTAGGGGGCAGCCCCGCCGTGGTGGACGCATTGGTGCGGGGCATCCGCCGCCATGGGGGCGAGCTGCGCACGGGCGCGGCTGTTGCTGAAATCGAACTGTCGGGCCGGCGAGCCACGGGGGTGCGCCTGGTCAGCGGCGAACGGCTGCACGCCCGCCACGGAGTTATTAGTAATGCCAGCCCATGGGATACGGCCGCCCTGCTGGGTAAGGGCAGTGCGCCGGAGCGCTGGCGCCAGAAGCTTCTGGCTGCGCCGGCTTGTCCCAGTTTTCTGCACTGGCACCTGGCTTTCAAAGATCAAGGCCTGGCCGAGCTGCCGATCCACCATGTGTGGGTGGGGGATTGGCAGCGGGGCATCAGGGCTGAGCGCAATATGGTGGTCCTATCGATGCCTTCGCGGCTGGATCCCTCCCTGGCGCCGCCGGGCCACCAGGTGTTGCACGGCTACACGCCAGCCAACGAACCCTGGGAGCTCTGGAAGGATCTGGAGCGGGGCAGCCCCGCCTATGAGCAGCTGCGCCGCGAGCGTTGCGATGTGTTCCATGGCGTTTTCGATCAACTGGTGCCCGATTGGCGCGAGCGCGTGGTGCTTGAGCTGCAGGGAACCCCCCTGAGCCATCGCGATTTTCTGCGGGTGCACCAGGGCAGCTATGGCCCCGCCTGGCCCGCCAACCGCGGAGCCTTCCCCGGCGGCGGCACCCCGATCAAAGGCTTGGCGCTCTGTGGTGCGGGCGTATTCCCTGGAATTGGCGTGCCGCCTGTAGCCGTGAGCGGAGCCATGGCGGCCCACCGCTTTGTGCCCGCTGCGGCCCAACGGCGCTTGCTGGAGGAGCTGGAGCTGGTGCGCTGA
- a CDS encoding SDR family oxidoreductase translates to MPTFLVTGSNRGIGLEYCRQLQGRGDQVIAVCRTPSPELEALGVRLEAGIELTAEADLDSLQQRLAGQPLDGVILNAGILETNRLEHLDSDSLRRQFEVNAMAPLLLVAALLPNLQPGSKLALMTSRMGSIDDNSSGSSYGYRMSKVALNMAGRSLAIDLRPRGIAVALLHPGLVSTRMVNFNPQGISPEEAVRGLLARIDALSLATSGGFWHANGTLLPW, encoded by the coding sequence ATGCCAACATTCCTCGTTACCGGCAGCAACCGCGGCATCGGCCTCGAGTACTGCAGACAACTACAGGGCCGCGGCGATCAGGTGATCGCCGTCTGCCGCACGCCGTCGCCGGAACTGGAGGCGCTGGGGGTGCGCCTCGAGGCGGGGATCGAGCTCACCGCCGAAGCAGATCTTGATTCTCTGCAGCAACGGCTAGCTGGCCAGCCGCTTGACGGGGTGATCCTCAACGCCGGCATCCTTGAAACCAACCGCCTGGAGCATCTCGACAGCGACAGCCTCAGGCGCCAGTTTGAGGTGAATGCCATGGCGCCCCTGCTGCTCGTGGCCGCCCTGCTGCCGAATCTGCAGCCCGGTTCCAAACTGGCGCTGATGACCAGCCGCATGGGCTCGATTGACGACAACAGCTCCGGCTCCTCCTACGGCTACCGGATGTCAAAGGTGGCGCTGAACATGGCGGGGCGATCCCTGGCGATCGACCTGCGACCCCGCGGCATCGCCGTGGCACTGCTGCACCCTGGGCTGGTGAGCACCCGCATGGTCAACTTCAACCCCCAGGGCATCAGCCCCGAGGAGGCGGTGCGGGGCCTGCTGGCCCGGATTGATGCTCTCAGCCTGGCAACCAGCGGTGGCTTCTGGCACGCCAACGGCACGCTGCTGCCTTGGTAA
- a CDS encoding L,D-transpeptidase translates to MRPFSTLALLALATELFGCGTNKQPKPVPAGVTGPIRIELDPKDPSRSFGVLPRGEDRTIFKVGFGRNGITCAGSRFEEGYTPLGRFRVNAILSGNTFVMDPALIAKSGKSEAELRKMLFGNMNAIDFDGDGESGEYGSGYVSLEPVDSVKQPFAFNTYDGKFRWYSFAIHGSNNDNRIGQKVTGGCVNVAGPDLKLLLSAVKLGDQVVINATGGKCVHDEQL, encoded by the coding sequence ATGCGCCCTTTCTCCACACTCGCTCTGCTCGCTCTAGCTACGGAGCTGTTCGGCTGCGGCACCAACAAGCAACCCAAACCAGTACCGGCCGGCGTTACTGGTCCCATCCGAATCGAGCTCGACCCAAAGGATCCCTCCAGGAGCTTCGGGGTGTTGCCACGGGGCGAGGACCGCACCATTTTTAAGGTGGGCTTCGGCCGCAACGGCATCACCTGCGCCGGCAGCCGCTTCGAGGAGGGCTACACACCCCTGGGCCGCTTCCGGGTGAATGCCATCCTCAGCGGCAACACCTTTGTGATGGATCCCGCCCTGATCGCCAAGTCAGGCAAGAGCGAGGCCGAGCTGCGCAAAATGCTTTTTGGCAACATGAACGCCATCGACTTCGACGGCGATGGCGAAAGCGGCGAATACGGCAGCGGCTACGTGAGCCTGGAGCCGGTGGACAGCGTCAAGCAGCCCTTCGCTTTCAACACCTATGACGGCAAATTTCGCTGGTACAGCTTCGCAATTCACGGCAGCAACAACGACAACCGCATCGGCCAGAAGGTGACCGGCGGCTGCGTGAACGTGGCCGGACCAGATTTGAAGCTCCTGCTCTCGGCCGTGAAGCTTGGCGATCAGGTGGTGATCAACGCCACTGGCGGCAAGTGTGTTCACGACGAACAGCTGTAG
- a CDS encoding nuclear transport factor 2 family protein, with amino-acid sequence MDSAQLRALFNKPYGAPGPSEAQWRQLYAEDVHFSDPTQERDGISAYIKAQEGLLKRCDDTYLTPGAIAIEANSAFVEWEMGLKIKGIEFVYPGTSRLLLNSEGKICDHRDYFDFVGPTFGPVPVLGGFVRWLYKRFVG; translated from the coding sequence GTGGACAGTGCCCAGCTGCGCGCCTTGTTCAACAAGCCCTACGGCGCCCCCGGCCCAAGCGAAGCGCAATGGCGGCAGCTTTACGCCGAGGACGTGCACTTCAGCGATCCCACCCAGGAGCGAGATGGCATTTCGGCTTACATCAAAGCCCAGGAGGGCCTGCTGAAGCGCTGTGACGACACCTACCTCACCCCCGGCGCGATCGCGATTGAAGCCAATTCGGCCTTTGTGGAGTGGGAGATGGGTCTGAAGATCAAGGGCATTGAGTTTGTGTATCCAGGCACCTCCCGGCTGCTGCTCAACAGCGAGGGCAAGATCTGCGACCACCGCGACTATTTCGACTTCGTGGGCCCCACCTTCGGGCCGGTGCCTGTGCTCGGTGGCTTTGTGCGCTGGTTATACAAGCGCTTTGTGGGCTGA
- a CDS encoding glycosyltransferase encodes MLSNLNRSLADNSCNIEHVIVVDGNDLEALPAELAANATVIASARPIGQAAARNLGLLVARGEWITSADDDDWLYPHSIDKRLAAINGQAGALWAAGYCTDDLKNDPAIVAAGPCLAGDVWRAWPSPHDSIPLGPTTLLVQAALLKRVGGWMGLPQGEDVGMMIAVTSSAAGVLISDYVYHIRLHVGQMTKSAWFDDLELLSRRSAWERGQTILSQQLASSSVPLIRQRIATL; translated from the coding sequence ATGCTGAGCAACCTGAATCGCAGTCTGGCTGATAATAGCTGCAATATCGAACATGTGATTGTCGTTGATGGCAACGACCTCGAAGCCCTGCCTGCCGAGCTTGCAGCCAACGCCACTGTGATTGCTTCTGCCCGGCCGATTGGTCAGGCGGCTGCTCGCAATCTTGGCCTGCTTGTTGCTCGGGGGGAGTGGATCACCAGCGCCGACGACGACGACTGGCTTTACCCCCATTCCATCGACAAGCGCCTGGCCGCAATTAATGGCCAGGCAGGGGCCCTGTGGGCGGCCGGTTATTGCACTGACGATCTCAAAAACGATCCTGCAATTGTGGCCGCTGGGCCATGTCTGGCAGGTGATGTTTGGCGAGCCTGGCCATCCCCCCATGACAGCATTCCCCTGGGGCCAACCACCCTGCTTGTGCAGGCCGCCCTACTCAAGCGTGTCGGTGGCTGGATGGGCCTGCCACAAGGTGAAGATGTAGGCATGATGATCGCGGTTACAAGTAGTGCAGCAGGCGTACTAATTTCTGATTATGTCTATCACATACGCCTCCATGTTGGTCAGATGACAAAATCGGCGTGGTTTGATGATTTGGAGCTTTTATCGCGTCGATCTGCTTGGGAGCGCGGTCAAACCATCCTTTCGCAGCAACTTGCAAGTTCCTCAGTGCCGCTGATTCGGCAGCGCATTGCCACGCTTTGA
- a CDS encoding SGNH/GDSL hydrolase family protein, translated as MIVTREKSVLCFGDSNTWGYIPLTAGRLLRKERWPGVLQESLGESYYVIEEGLNGRSTVFDEPYRDGRNARTTILAVLESHAPLDLLIIMLGTNDLKHHLNASAHESARGISALLQIATNSTTSFSKGSPKILVIAPPRFGYMSELMTHHFKDAITRSAELPAQYEQSCAQYNCSFIDSNQVVAVAGDGIHLDAHGHRKLALALVPVVKDLIGDIA; from the coding sequence ATGATTGTGACAAGAGAAAAATCGGTACTCTGTTTTGGCGACTCGAATACTTGGGGATATATACCCCTCACTGCAGGTCGCCTTCTTCGCAAGGAACGATGGCCCGGAGTTCTGCAAGAATCGCTAGGAGAGTCGTATTACGTTATTGAAGAGGGTCTCAATGGGAGGTCGACTGTTTTCGATGAACCATATCGAGACGGTCGAAATGCTCGCACCACAATACTGGCCGTTCTCGAAAGCCATGCGCCGCTTGATCTGTTAATAATAATGCTTGGCACTAATGATTTAAAGCACCACCTAAATGCATCGGCTCATGAATCAGCACGGGGCATTAGCGCACTCTTGCAGATAGCAACCAATAGCACCACCAGCTTCAGCAAGGGTTCACCAAAGATTTTAGTGATTGCGCCACCAAGGTTTGGATATATGTCCGAGCTCATGACCCATCATTTCAAGGATGCAATAACTCGTTCCGCTGAGCTGCCTGCTCAATACGAGCAGTCATGCGCCCAATATAACTGCAGCTTTATCGACAGTAATCAGGTAGTTGCCGTAGCAGGAGATGGGATTCACTTGGATGCCCATGGACATCGCAAATTGGCCTTAGCACTTGTGCCGGTAGTGAAGGATTTAATAGGTGATATAGCCTGA
- a CDS encoding protein adenylyltransferase SelO family protein has product MTTTPITSFAEFAQRADYSLLEGLQPDPQATLDGHDHRPRQVFSGHYVPVTPTPLPVPAYLAHSSALFQELGLSDALAHDEAFLRLFSGDISVARQPMRPYGWATGYALSIYGAEYIQQCPFGTGNGYGDGRAISVFEGVFNGQRWELQLKGGGPTPYCRGADGRAVLRSSVREFLVQEFMHALGVPTSRSLTLCGSGAEIVRRPWYTPGSRSFDPDVLVDNPAAITTRVAPSFLRVGQLELFARRVRRQAHPEALNELRLIVAHLIERNYRPEIDQNLAFSDQVLELARLFRTRLIALVAHWMRVGYCQGNFNSDNCAAGGYTLDYGPFGFCERFDPGFQPWTGGGEHFSFFNQPLAAGANYQMFWSALRPLLSDNSEALAQLDSIRDGFAGAMNQELEAMWARKLGLAAPDAALVNELLELMLRSQADYTIFFRKLSELPATTPEHLSALKQSFYEPCSEGLDAAWSGWLERWRAQIGDLLETSAAMKRCNPAITWREWLVAPAYQQADQGDTSLIQELQAVFSHPYEEPSLELAATYDRLKPREFFNAGGVSHYSCSS; this is encoded by the coding sequence GTGACCACTACACCGATCACATCCTTCGCTGAGTTCGCGCAACGGGCTGATTATTCGCTGCTGGAGGGCTTGCAGCCAGATCCCCAGGCCACGCTGGATGGCCACGATCACCGGCCCCGCCAGGTTTTTTCAGGCCATTACGTGCCGGTCACACCCACGCCCCTGCCAGTGCCCGCCTACCTGGCGCACAGCTCCGCCCTGTTCCAGGAGCTGGGCCTGAGCGACGCCCTGGCCCACGATGAGGCCTTCCTGCGGCTGTTTTCCGGCGACATCAGCGTGGCGCGGCAGCCGATGCGCCCCTACGGCTGGGCCACCGGCTATGCCCTCTCGATCTACGGCGCTGAATACATCCAGCAGTGTCCGTTTGGCACCGGCAACGGCTACGGCGATGGCCGGGCCATTTCCGTGTTTGAAGGCGTGTTCAATGGCCAGCGCTGGGAGCTGCAGCTCAAGGGCGGCGGCCCCACGCCTTACTGCCGCGGCGCCGATGGTCGGGCCGTGTTGCGCTCCAGCGTGCGCGAATTTCTGGTCCAGGAGTTCATGCACGCCCTGGGGGTTCCCACCTCCCGCTCCTTGACCCTATGTGGGTCTGGCGCTGAAATCGTGCGCCGGCCCTGGTACACCCCGGGTTCCCGGTCCTTTGATCCCGACGTGCTGGTCGATAACCCAGCGGCGATCACAACCCGAGTGGCGCCATCGTTTCTGCGGGTGGGCCAGCTGGAGCTGTTTGCCCGCCGCGTTCGCCGCCAGGCCCATCCGGAGGCGCTGAACGAGCTGCGCCTGATCGTGGCCCATCTGATTGAGCGCAACTACCGGCCGGAGATCGATCAGAACCTGGCGTTCAGCGACCAGGTGCTGGAGCTGGCGCGCTTGTTTCGCACGCGGCTTATCGCCCTTGTGGCCCATTGGATGCGGGTGGGCTACTGCCAGGGCAATTTCAACAGCGACAACTGCGCCGCCGGTGGTTACACCCTCGACTACGGCCCGTTTGGTTTCTGTGAACGCTTCGATCCCGGCTTCCAGCCCTGGACCGGTGGCGGCGAGCACTTCAGCTTCTTCAACCAACCGCTGGCGGCCGGAGCTAATTACCAGATGTTCTGGTCGGCCCTGCGGCCGCTGCTGTCTGACAACAGCGAGGCCCTGGCGCAGCTGGATTCCATCCGCGACGGCTTTGCCGGCGCGATGAACCAGGAGCTCGAGGCGATGTGGGCCCGCAAACTGGGCCTAGCCGCCCCTGATGCCGCCCTGGTGAACGAGCTGCTGGAGCTGATGCTGCGCTCCCAGGCCGATTACACGATCTTCTTCCGGAAGTTGTCGGAGCTTCCTGCCACCACCCCCGAGCACCTCTCAGCCCTCAAGCAGAGCTTTTATGAGCCGTGTTCGGAAGGCCTCGACGCGGCATGGAGCGGCTGGCTGGAGCGTTGGCGTGCCCAGATTGGCGACCTGCTCGAGACATCAGCAGCGATGAAACGCTGCAACCCAGCCATCACCTGGCGCGAGTGGTTGGTTGCGCCCGCTTATCAACAGGCGGATCAGGGTGACACCAGCCTGATCCAGGAGCTGCAGGCCGTATTCAGCCATCCCTACGAGGAACCTTCCCTAGAGCTGGCGGCGACCTACGACCGCCTCAAGCCCAGAGAGTTCTTCAACGCCGGTGGGGTGTCGCACTACAGCTGTTCGTCGTGA
- a CDS encoding prohibitin family protein — protein sequence MQSPLRSAGSPDGPGATLSLIAAVLVGIAILLSQTVFIVPAGNVAVVTTLGKVTGTPRSPGANIKAPLVQNTSLFDVRTQVRPEQFSTLTKDLQVIQATATVKYAMKPAEAGRIYETIATDDQQIYPRVIQPSLLKALKSVFSQYELVTIATEWNSISELVQEKVAEELRKFDYVSVQGLDLTGLQIAEEYRAAIEQKQIAEQQLLRAQTEVLIAEQEAKRYETLNSSLDDQVLYKLFLDKWDGQTSVVPALPGTAGGSGNSVIVNGRR from the coding sequence ATGCAGTCGCCCCTTCGCTCAGCTGGCAGTCCCGATGGTCCTGGAGCAACCCTCAGCCTGATTGCGGCCGTATTGGTGGGCATCGCGATTCTGCTCAGCCAAACCGTGTTCATCGTGCCGGCCGGCAACGTGGCCGTAGTCACAACCCTGGGCAAGGTCACCGGTACCCCCCGCAGCCCAGGCGCCAACATCAAGGCCCCCCTGGTGCAGAACACTTCGCTATTTGACGTACGCACCCAGGTGCGACCAGAGCAGTTTTCGACTCTCACTAAGGATCTCCAGGTGATCCAGGCCACTGCCACAGTGAAATACGCCATGAAGCCCGCAGAAGCGGGGCGGATTTACGAGACGATCGCTACCGACGACCAGCAGATCTATCCCCGCGTGATCCAGCCATCGCTACTGAAGGCACTCAAATCAGTCTTTTCGCAATACGAGCTGGTGACAATCGCCACCGAATGGAACTCCATTTCGGAACTGGTGCAGGAGAAGGTGGCGGAGGAGCTGCGTAAGTTTGACTACGTGAGCGTGCAGGGACTCGATCTCACTGGTCTGCAAATCGCCGAGGAATACCGCGCCGCGATTGAACAGAAGCAGATTGCTGAACAGCAGCTGTTGCGCGCCCAAACCGAGGTCTTGATCGCCGAGCAGGAAGCCAAGCGCTACGAAACGCTCAACTCAAGCCTCGATGACCAGGTGCTCTACAAGCTCTTCCTCGACAAGTGGGATGGCCAGACCTCCGTGGTGCCTGCCCTGCCGGGTACTGCTGGGGGGAGCGGCAACTCGGTGATCGTCAACGGACGGCGCTGA